One stretch of Nicotiana tabacum cultivar K326 chromosome 18, ASM71507v2, whole genome shotgun sequence DNA includes these proteins:
- the LOC107760978 gene encoding mediator of RNA polymerase II transcription subunit 10b-like, whose amino-acid sequence MDSSKKNSAAGIYNDASPANDTATTAGSPAEDLKQNINESINSIEKTLGILHQLYLTVSSYNVSSQLLLLQCLNNLVLELDNMVKFGGKCNIQVPMEVLNLIDNGKNPDEFTRDVLNSCIAKNQITKGKTDAFKGLRRHLLEELEQAFPEEV is encoded by the coding sequence ATGGACTCATCGAAGAAAAATTCCGCCGCTGGTATATACAACGATGCATCACCGGCCAACGACACCGCTACCACCGCCGGTTCACCGGCCGAGGATTTGaaacaaaatatcaatgaaagcaTAAATTCAATCGAAAAAACCCTAGGAATTCTCCACCAGCTTTATCTCACTGTTTCCTCTTACAACGTTTCCTCTCAACTTCTCCTTCTTCAATGCCTGAATAATCTTGTGCTGGAGCTTGATAATATGGTGAAATTCGGAGGAAAATGCAATATTCAAGTGCCTATGGAGGTCCTGAACTTGATTGATAATGGGAAAAATCCAGATGAATTTACGAGAGATGTGTTAAACAGTTGCATTGCCAAGAACCAAATTACTAAGGGGAAAACAGATGCATTTAAGGGTTTGCGTCGGCATCTTTTGGAAGAGCTTGAACAGGCTTTTCCCGAGGAAGTGTAA
- the LOC107760979 gene encoding pentatricopeptide repeat-containing protein At1g50270-like, translated as MTSKQYQQLNNITTKILNLLNKTCISPAHISQIQTQLILHNLHFNTTIAHNFISACQSLGLLNFAFTLYTKLIKKPHVFICNTLIQAFSQTEVKLKQKSISMYAHMHKERIFPNNYTYPFVLKSLSDLKELKLGQSVHTHIIKWGHACDIYVHNSLLNLYASCDKIDLCKQLFDEMPQRDVVSWTVMIMGYRDCGKYDDALVVFEQMRNAGVAPNRVTMVNALSACANYGALDMGMWIHDYIRRSGWELDVILGTSLIDMYGKCGKIEYSFWVFQEMKHKNVYTWNAVIRGLALAKIGEEAVQWFFIMERENVNPDEVTLVAVLCACAYSGMVEHGREIFSWLMNGKYGFPPGVKHYACMVVLLARCGHLEDAFRMIKEMPMEPTKSVWGALLAGCRLHGNQEMSEFAAWKLVGLAPKNSAYYVVLANLYGEMGRWNDAEKIRAMMKERGLSKDLGSSSVEVEDQKDLVELLR; from the coding sequence ATGACATCAAAACAATATCAACAGCTcaataatataacaacaaaaATCCTCAATCTCCTGAACAAAACCTGTATTTCACCTGCTCATATCTCCCAAATCCAAACTCAACTCATCCTCCACAATCTCCATTTCAACACTACCATTGCCCATAACTTTATCTCAGCTTGCCAATCTTTAGGTCTCTTAAACTTTGCGTTCACCCTTTACACCAAACTTATCAAGAAGCCCCACGTTTTCATTTGCAACACTCTCATTCAAGCATTTTCACAAACAGAAGTTAAACTAAAACAAAAGTCCATTTCTATGTATGCCCACATGCATAAAGAACGTATTTTTCCGAATAATTACACGTACCCTTTTGTTCTCAAGTCTTTGTCTGATCTTAAGGAGCTAAAACTAGGCCAATCTGTACATACCCACATCATAAAATGGGGTCATGCGTGTGATATTTACGTTCACAACTCGTTATTGAACTTGTATGCTTCATGTGACAAGATTGATTTGTGTAAACAACTGTTCGACGAAATGCCTCAGAGGGATGTTGTTTCTTGGACAGTGATGATTATGGGTTATAGAGATTGTGGGAAGTATGATGATGCGCTTGTTGTGTTTGAGCAAATGAGAAATGCGGGTGTGGCACCTAATCGGGTGACAATGGTGAACGCATTATCTGCTTGTGCTAATTATGGTGCTTTGGATATGGGTATGTGGATACATGATTATATAAGGAGGAGTGGGTGGGAATTGGATGTGATATTAGGTACTTCATTGATAGATATGTATGGAAAATGTGGGAAAATTGAATATAGTTTTTGGGTATTTCAAGAAATGAAACACAAGAATGTGTATACTTGGAATGCTGTGATCAGAGGGTTGGCATTGGCTAAAATTGGGGAGGAGGCGGTGCAATGGTTCTTTATCATGGAGCGCGAAAATGTCAACCCGGATGAAGTGACATTAGTTGCTGTGCTTTGTGCGTGTGCATATTCCGGGATGGTTGAACATGGTAGAGAAATCTTTTCTTGGTTGATGAACGGGAAGTATGGATTTCCACCTGGTGTGAAACACTATGCATGTATGGTTGTTCTATTAGCGCGTTGTGGGCATTTAGAAGACGCATTTAGGATGATAAAAGAGATGCCAATGGAACCTACGAAGAGCGTTTGGGGTGCACTGCTTGCTGGCTGCAGACTTCATGGGAATCAAGAAATGAGTGAGTTTGCAGCTTGGAAACTTGTTGGATTGGCACCTAAGAATTCGGCCTATTACGTTGTCTTGGCTAATTTATACGGTGAAATGGGAAGGTGGAATGACGCGGAGAAAATTCGAGCTATGATGAAAGAGAGGGGACTATCAAAGGACTTGGGTAGTAGTTCAGTAGAAGTTGAGGATCAAAAGGATCTAGTAGAGTTGTTAAGGTAA